In Kitasatospora gansuensis, a genomic segment contains:
- a CDS encoding TetR/AcrR family transcriptional regulator — translation MKSDLGTAVPTRRRPVQQRSQERYERLLDACAGLLDEVGASALTTKETAHRAEVPIGTLYQFFAGKEDLLAALAERNLDRYLDRLARRFDAETPPDVAGFVDLAVEEFVAMKRVVPGFGRLDFGLVEQLPAGVADDQHLLDRELDNNAAVARRLRALSGGLFDGPGHPLALRVAMESADAVLKLAFRTDPAGDPALIAECKRLLRRYLTDPGG, via the coding sequence ATGAAGTCGGACCTCGGCACCGCCGTCCCCACCCGGCGCCGCCCCGTGCAGCAGCGCAGCCAGGAGCGGTATGAGCGCCTGCTCGACGCCTGCGCGGGCCTGCTGGACGAGGTCGGCGCGAGCGCGCTGACCACCAAGGAGACCGCGCACCGGGCCGAGGTCCCGATCGGCACCCTGTACCAGTTCTTCGCCGGCAAGGAGGACCTGCTCGCCGCCCTGGCCGAGCGGAACCTCGACCGCTACCTGGACCGGCTGGCCCGCCGCTTCGACGCCGAGACCCCGCCCGACGTGGCGGGCTTCGTCGACCTGGCGGTGGAGGAGTTCGTCGCGATGAAGCGCGTCGTCCCGGGCTTTGGCCGGCTCGACTTCGGCCTGGTCGAGCAGCTCCCGGCCGGGGTCGCCGACGACCAGCACCTGCTCGACCGGGAGCTGGACAACAACGCCGCGGTGGCCCGCCGGCTGCGCGCCCTGAGCGGCGGCCTGTTCGACGGGCCCGGCCACCCGCTGGCGCTGCGGGTGGCGATGGAGAGCGCCGACGCCGTCCTGAAGCTGGCCTTCCGCACCGACCCGGCCGGCGACCCCGCGCTGATCGCCGAGTGCAAGCGCCTGCTCCGCCGCTACCTCACCGATCCCGGTGGCTGA